A window of Zingiber officinale cultivar Zhangliang chromosome 5A, Zo_v1.1, whole genome shotgun sequence contains these coding sequences:
- the LOC121980808 gene encoding subtilisin-like protease SBT3.10 has translation MGNKSHVFSPFFLLVLLCFQSVLLTLKASSDKIYIVHVREGESKHEDPEELVMDLHIQILTSVLGSKDEAISSIVYSYGFCSFFRFSSFAAKLSVPQAKKIKELPEVLGIRPSRTLRHLTTSSWDILGVDNSELSGFLRANHGKDIISGVIDSGVWPEVKNFSDGSYSPVPVQWKGKCMPGQHFDVHKCNRRLIGAYYYKGGVTTKLQKGDYLSATGNNVSNVDVYQMPGLPLSATTIFLN, from the exons ATGGGCAACAAATCACATGTCTTttctcctttctttcttcttgttctGCTTTGCTTCCAATCGGTTCTGCTTACATTGAAAGCATCATCTGATAAG atATATATTGTCCATGTGAGAGAAGGAGAAAGTAAGCATGAAGACCCGGAGGAGCTCGTCATGGATTTGCACATCCAAATTCTCACTTCTGTTCTTGGCAG taaggatgaagctatcaGCTCTATTGTCTATAGCTATGGATTCTGCAGTTTCTTTAGATTCTCTAGTTTTGCTGCAAAGCTATCGGTGCCCCAAGCTAAAAAAATCAAAG AGTTGCCTGAGGTGCTAGGCATAAGGCCAAGTCGGACGTTGAGGCATCTGACGACAAGCAGCTGGGACATCCTCGGCGTTGACAATTCCGAACTTTCTGGCTTTCTTCGAGCAAACCACGGCAAGGATATCATCAGTGGAGTCATAGATTCAG GTGTATGGCCAGAGGTGAAGAACTTCAGCGACGGGAGCTACAGCCCAGTGCCGGTGCAGTGGAAGGGGAAGTGCATGCCAGGCCAACACTTCGACGTCCACAAGTGCAACCGCAGGCTCATTGGCGCCTACTACTACAAGGGTGGAGTCACCACCAAGCTACAGAAGGGCGACTACCTCTCTGCGACCGGCAACAATGTGTCTAACGTTGACGTGTACCAGATGCCCGGCTTGCCCCTCAGCGCCACAAcaatttttcttaattaa